One genomic segment of Pelagerythrobacter marensis includes these proteins:
- a CDS encoding histone deacetylase family protein has protein sequence MKVFFDTRQNDHAPAREMHNGAWMPYSEQPSRAAAILNQLADFCPARDHGIDPILAVHDRAYVDFLKVAHADWLAAGREGDAIGYTFPVVARRPLRLDRIDARLGAYSYDAGTPIAAGTWDAAYWSAQTALSALDALAAGERHAFALCRPPGHHAGRDYMGGYCYLNNAAIAAEAARSQGFSRVAILDVDYHHGNGTQDIFAEDADTFFCSIHADPSTDYPFYWGHADEDGIGAGRGATLNLPLPRGTGGENYLAVLDSAMAAIAARTPDLLVLSFGADTHASDPICAFDLDRDDFRAMARRIAAPGIPVLIVMEGGYAVDDLGHNVSAFLSGFTA, from the coding sequence TCGACACTCGCCAGAACGACCATGCCCCGGCGCGTGAAATGCATAATGGCGCCTGGATGCCCTATTCGGAGCAACCTTCGCGCGCAGCGGCCATTCTGAACCAACTGGCGGACTTCTGCCCGGCCCGCGACCACGGCATCGATCCCATTCTGGCGGTCCACGACCGGGCCTATGTCGACTTCCTGAAGGTCGCCCACGCCGACTGGCTGGCCGCCGGGCGGGAGGGCGATGCGATCGGATATACCTTCCCGGTCGTGGCCCGTCGTCCGTTGCGGCTGGATCGGATCGACGCCCGGCTCGGTGCCTATAGCTACGACGCGGGAACGCCCATCGCAGCCGGGACGTGGGACGCGGCCTACTGGTCTGCGCAAACCGCGCTGTCGGCGCTGGATGCGCTGGCCGCGGGGGAACGCCATGCTTTCGCGCTATGCCGCCCGCCGGGCCACCATGCAGGGCGTGATTACATGGGCGGCTACTGCTACCTCAACAACGCCGCAATCGCGGCAGAGGCGGCGAGATCGCAGGGCTTTTCCCGGGTCGCGATTCTCGACGTCGATTACCATCACGGTAATGGCACGCAGGATATTTTTGCAGAGGATGCGGACACGTTCTTCTGTTCCATCCATGCCGATCCATCGACCGACTATCCGTTTTACTGGGGACATGCCGACGAGGATGGCATTGGTGCCGGCAGGGGAGCCACGCTGAACCTGCCGCTACCTCGCGGAACGGGCGGAGAAAACTACCTGGCCGTTCTCGACAGCGCGATGGCTGCAATTGCCGCGCGCACACCCGACCTTCTCGTTCTTTCGTTCGGTGCCGACACGCACGCGAGCGATCCGATCTGCGCGTTCGATCTCGACCGAGACGATTTTCGGGCCATGGCACGCCGCATTGCCGCGCCGGGCATTCCGGTCCTGATCGTGATGGAAGGCGGATACGCGGTGGACGATCTGGGCCACAATGTATCTGCCTTCCTGTCCGGATTTACAGCCTGA